A portion of the Gossypium arboreum isolate Shixiya-1 chromosome 8, ASM2569848v2, whole genome shotgun sequence genome contains these proteins:
- the LOC108467672 gene encoding E3 ubiquitin-protein ligase BIG BROTHER-like: MSWNPNMEVQYINSSYPYNSAGSFMEYFEGLTYQHVNFIFDGASHLQESAYPSMTTSFYKFGLSDFGNNISYYDHSPSYDGSNHEPCAEEYRRASVNSPSMSNEETVAMNVEWGGNANSTSRENPVDCPRRLQNAQDYQVIWQDGVDPDNMTYEELLELGETVGTQSRGLSQELISLLPVSKYKCSLFSRKKSRNERCVICQMEYKRGERQITLPCKHVYHAGCGNRWLSINKACPICYTEVFGDASKH, translated from the exons ATGAGTTGGAATCCGAACATGGAAGTTCAGTACATCAACAGTAGCTACCCTTATAACAGTGCTGGCAGCTTTATGGAATATTTTGAAGGTCTTACATATCAACATGTCAATTTCATTTTTGACGGTGCTTCCCATCTTCAG GAGAGTGCGTACCCATCGATGACTACAAGCTTCTACAAGTTTGGATTATCTGATTTTGGCAATAATATTTCATATTATGATCATAGTCCTAGTTATGATGGGAGTAACCATGAACCGTGCGCTGAAGAATATAGAAGGGCATCAGTGAATTCCCCATCAATGAGCAATGAAGAGACTGTAGCAATGAATGTGGAATGGGGAGGAaatgcaaattcaacctctcgtgAAAACCCAGTAGATT gtCCACGGAGGCTGCAGAATGCTCAAGATTATCAG GTCATTTGGCAAGATGGTGTGGATCCTGACAACATGACTTATGAG GAATTACTTGAATTAGGGGAGACTGTTGGAACTCAAAGTCGAGGCCTCTCCCAAGAACTTATTTCTTTGCTTCCGGTTTCAAAATACAAGTGCAGCTTATTCTCAAGGAAGAAATCAAGGAATGAGAg ATGCGTGATTTGCCAAATGGAATATAAACGAGGTGAGAGACAGATTACCCTGCCTTGCAAACACGTCTACCATGCCGGATGTGGCAATCGATGGCTTAGTATCAACAAG GCTTGCCCCATATGTTACACCGAGGTGTTCGGGGATGCATCAAAACATTGA